Below is a genomic region from Corallococcus caeni.
GCCCCCAAGCCCCTGCCGCCCCCCGTGCGCGGCCACGAGGACCAGGAGCTGATGACCGCGGAGCCCGCCCCCGACACCTTCGTCGGGCTCATGTGGTCCAAGCTGAAGCGCTCACGCTGAGGCGTCGCGTTTCAGGGGCTCACCACCACGTCGCCGCGAGTCCGCCCAGGGACACGTAGTCCTGGCTCGCGACGTCGTTGGCGGACTGGAGGTCCGCGGGCACGCTGAGCGTCCGCGTGGCGGTGATGCGGTAGGACAGGCCCAGGCTGGAGCGCGGCAGGGGAGCGCTGAAGCGCAGGCGGGCGGTGTCCCCCACGGCCAGCGGTCCCACCTCGCACTGGAGCGCGCCGGCGGCCACGTGGCAGTCCTGGGTGGTGGCCCGCAGGCCCGGGGGCAGGGCCACGGTGATGACGGCCCGGGCCAGCGGATCCGGCCCGTGCTGGGTGACGGTGAGCGTGTAGTCGATGCGCGGCGCGGACACGCCCCGCCTCGGGACGGCGGTGAGTGTTACCCCCACGTCCGCGGAGGCCGCGGCCCGCAGCACGGACACGTCATTGCCGCGGGCGTTGGCCGTGACGACGTCCGGCTTGAGGTCGCCGTCAATCCGCCCCACCGCGACCGCCGCGGGCCCTGAGCCGGTGGGCAGCAGCGTGTCCCTGCCGAAGGCGCCGTGGCCCTGGCCGGGCAGGAGGGACACGGTGTCCTCCGCGTAGTTCGCGGTGACCAGGTCCAGCGTCCCGTCGCCGTTGAAGTCGCCGGGCGCGACGAGGTACGGCCCGCCCCGCACGGGGAAGTCCGCGCGCGAAGGGAACGCGCCGGTGCCATCTCCGTGCAGCACGGACACGCTCCGGCCCCGGAAGTTCGCGGTGACCAGGTCCTGCTTCCCGTCGCCGTCCACGTCCACCACCACGACCGAGTAGGGCGCGTTGCCCGTCGCGAAGTCCGCGCGAGGCCGGAACGTCCCGTCGCCGTTGCCCAGCAGCACCGACACCGTGTCCACGAAGTTCGCGGTGATGAGGTCCGCCTTGCCGTCGTGGTTGACGTCGCCCACCGTCACCGCGAACGGGTTGGTGCCGGTGGGCACGGCCTGGCGGGGCGCGAACTTCCCGGAGCCCCGGTTCAGCAGCACGGACACGGAGTCGTCCCGCTCGTTCGACGTCACGATGTCCAGGCGCCCGTCGCCGTCGAAGTCCCCCACGTCCACGGACGTGGGCTCCGCGCCCACCGGATGCTCGGTGCGCGAGCCGAACGTCCCATCGCCGCGCCCCCGCAGCACGGACACCGTGCCCGCGAAGTGGCTGGTGACAACGTCCAGGTGGCCATCCCCGTCCAGGTCCGCCACCGCGACGGCGGTGGGCCGCGCGCCGGTGGGCTGCTCCACGCTGGACGCGAACGTCCCGTCCCCCCGGCTCCGCAGCACGGACACCGTGCCCGCGGCGTGGTTGGCGGTGACGACGTCCAGGTGCCCGTCCGCGTCGACGTCTCCCAACGCCACGGCGCGAGGCTCCATCCCCGTGGGTGATGCGCGGGGCGCGTCCAGCAGCGGCCGGGACTCGGTGCCCACCATGCGCGGCAGGGCCATGGCCATCAGCCCCGCGACGCTGAACACCAGCACGCCCGCATGGGCCATTCGTGGGTGTCGCATGTCCTTCCCCCTCTTCCAGGCCCTGAACCGGCAAGGCCGTGGTAACGCGGTTTCCATGACATCCCCGCGTGATGGGAAAGAAGTAAGAAGGGGCGCCGCACCGCGCCATGCGTCCTGGGGGAGGGTGGGTGACGGGCAGCGGACAGGGGAATGACCCCGGAGGGACGGCTTGCGCGCGGGGTAGGCTGCACCGTCCCCATGTCCGCGACTCCGCCGTCCTGCCGAAAGCCCCTGGTGGTCACCACGTCGGACCGGGTGGACGCACAGCTCGCACAGCGTGCGCGGAGCGCGGCGGAGGCCGTGGGCGTGCCGTATGTGGAGCGCCACCACAAGCTGCCCTTGAAGAAGCTGCTCACCGACACGGCGGACGCGTTGGTCGTCTTCGAGTCCACGGCGGTATCGCTGGTGGACGCGGAAGGCACGCTGCGCTTTTCACCGGGGCTCGCGCACCTGCGCGTGAAGCAACTGGACGCGGGCGTGACGGAGGACCAGCTCTTGCGCGTCGCGGGTCTGCGCGAAGGGGAGCGCGTGCTGGACTGCACCCTGGGGCTGGGCGCGGACGCGCAGGTGGCGGCGCGGCTGGTGGGGCCGGGCGGAAGCGTCACGGCGCTGGAGAAGAGCCCGGCGCTCTACCTGCTGGTGCACCACGGGCTCGCCGGACTGCCGCGCCACCCGGCTGCCTGTGCGGTGGACGTGGTGCATGCGGACGCGGCGGCGTACCTGCGCACGCTGCCGGACGGCGCGTTCGACATGGTGCTCTTCGATCCGATGTTCGAGCGCGAGCGAAAGTCCTCCGCCGCGTTCGAAGCGCTGCGCCGCCACGCGGACCATTCGCCGCTGACGCGTGAGACGGTGGAGGAGGCCCGGCGCGTGGCGCGCAGGGGGGTGGTGCTGAAGGGGTCGCGCTACTCGCAGGATTTCAAGAAGCTGGGCATCACCCCGGAGCCCGCCCGGCCCAACGCCACGGTGTTGTGGGCCCGACTCCCGGGAACGGGCAACCCTGGGAATCCTGGCTGAGCCAGGAGTCCTTGATAGCGTCCCGGACCGCTGTGAATCACGACCACCGGGAGCGACACATGAAGACGCTGAAGCGGGGACTGTTGCTGGCGGCCTGTCTGCTGGGGACCGTGGGCTGTGGCGTGGAGGCTCCGGACGAGGGTGCTCCGGTGCAGAACGACACGCAGGAGGTGTCCGCACAGGCCGGCTGCATCCCCGGCCAGACGCGCACCATCAAGGTGGGCTGCTGCACGCCCACGCTGGAGCGCCGGCAGAACCAGATCTGCACCAACTCCTCGGGCTCCTGGAGCAACTCCGGTGCCAGCTACTGCGGCGGTTCGACCCTGAACTGCTACGGCGGCTGAGCCGGCGCCCGGCGCGACAGCCCGACAGATTGCCAGGGGCCGCGCTGGAGCCCGGGCTGTCGCTCCAGGGTTTCACGCGGTCGTGAGCGGTGGGGTCACTTCTTCGGCTTCACCAGCGTGCTGCAATGCGCTCCCTTCGCCTTGAGCGTCTGGAGCATCTTTTCAAGGGTCTTGCTCTCCAGGTTCGGCAGCTCCTTGTGCGAAGCGTCTTTGATGTCATTGACGACTTTCGCCTGTTCCTCCGGCGTCTTCTTGCCGAGGGGCTCCTTCATGATCTGCCTGTCGATGATGTCCGTGAACTTCTTCAAGTCCGCGGCCGGGAGCTTCCATTCCGCATTCGCCGCTGCGATGTCCTTGTTGATGCACGCGACGAGTTTCTTCCGCGTCTCTGTTTCATCCTCCGCCGAGGCGGGAGCCGGGAGGGTGAGCAGGAGCGAGGTCATTGTGAGCAGTGTCGGGAACAGCGGGCGGGATGCCATGCGGGTCCTCCAGGAGCGGGGCGCGGTGAGGTGGAGAGAGTAGCTTGATCGCTCTGGCTTCTGGAGAGGGCGCCATGGAGCCTCGCGGCGGCTTCAGGCCCGCTTGAAGGCGCTCGCGTCCGGCAGGACGCTGCCGCACCAGCTCGGCGGGCTCTTGGCGCCACTCCGGGTCCAGTTCCTGCGGCGGCTCGACCTTGAACTGCTACGGCGGCTGAGCCGGGAGTCAGGAGGGTTCGGTAGGGGTGCCTCCTGCCACGGACGAAGTGCCGGAAGACTGTCGGACAGGTTTCCCAGCGCCGCGCCTGGCTCAAACTACGGAGGGTAGGAGTCAACCGACGGCGCGTACTCTGGACAGCAACTCCTCGCGGAGATCCGCGGCCCCCTTGAGGGGACACGTCACGAACCCGAGGCTGGCCCGGATCTTGTGCTTGCTGAGTTGCGCGCGGAACTGCTTCTGGAGAACCTGCTGGTCGGGAGGCGACTCGACGCCTGACACGACCACTGCATGGACTTGATCGAGGGTGTACCGAGAATGAAGGTTCTTGGCGGTCAGAAGAATCGCTGAGGTGAGCTGAGCAACGGCTTTGCTGAAATAGCTGCCGCGCTTGAGCTCAAAGAACAAGAGCCAGGGCTGGGCTCGCAGCTTGCGACGGTAGAAGAACATCCCGTCACAGATTGACGTTCCATCCGGCTCTTGGTGGCGAAGCTCGTCGTGCGGCTCGTCCAACTGGAACAGGAGCACCGCTTCTTGATCCTCGGGCGAGAGCTTCGCGCCCACCTCGCTCTCGGAGAGCGAGTACTCACCGGGCCGCAGTCCGTTCCAGAGGAGCCGATCAAAGGCACCCCCCACCGTCGTACTCACGGTTTCTCCTCCGAGGCATCGAGCGCGGCGTTGAAGAGCTGGCTGAGCCGCTGGGTCACGGGCGCGAAGGTACTCTTCGTGATGAGACCGCTCCCAGGGTCAATCGCGTTCGTGACCTTCACCTCGGAGCCATCAGGTGTTGCCTCGAAGGCGTAGACGGCGACCTTGTCCGCCGG
It encodes:
- a CDS encoding class I SAM-dependent methyltransferase, whose product is MSATPPSCRKPLVVTTSDRVDAQLAQRARSAAEAVGVPYVERHHKLPLKKLLTDTADALVVFESTAVSLVDAEGTLRFSPGLAHLRVKQLDAGVTEDQLLRVAGLREGERVLDCTLGLGADAQVAARLVGPGGSVTALEKSPALYLLVHHGLAGLPRHPAACAVDVVHADAAAYLRTLPDGAFDMVLFDPMFERERKSSAAFEALRRHADHSPLTRETVEEARRVARRGVVLKGSRYSQDFKKLGITPEPARPNATVLWARLPGTGNPGNPG
- a CDS encoding FG-GAP-like repeat-containing protein, whose product is MRHPRMAHAGVLVFSVAGLMAMALPRMVGTESRPLLDAPRASPTGMEPRAVALGDVDADGHLDVVTANHAAGTVSVLRSRGDGTFASSVEQPTGARPTAVAVADLDGDGHLDVVTSHFAGTVSVLRGRGDGTFGSRTEHPVGAEPTSVDVGDFDGDGRLDIVTSNERDDSVSVLLNRGSGKFAPRQAVPTGTNPFAVTVGDVNHDGKADLITANFVDTVSVLLGNGDGTFRPRADFATGNAPYSVVVVDVDGDGKQDLVTANFRGRSVSVLHGDGTGAFPSRADFPVRGGPYLVAPGDFNGDGTLDLVTANYAEDTVSLLPGQGHGAFGRDTLLPTGSGPAAVAVGRIDGDLKPDVVTANARGNDVSVLRAAASADVGVTLTAVPRRGVSAPRIDYTLTVTQHGPDPLARAVITVALPPGLRATTQDCHVAAGALQCEVGPLAVGDTARLRFSAPLPRSSLGLSYRITATRTLSVPADLQSANDVASQDYVSLGGLAATWW